In Candidatus Methylacidiphilales bacterium, the genomic stretch TCTTCAGGAGGCGACTCTTCATGAAAATAAAGAGCAGCCCGCCAGACGTCCTTCGCCCATTTTTTCAACGTCTCCACATTCACCCGTGTAGCATTCGTCGAAAGCAACATCGCCCCTCCTTCCACTAATAATGGCTTTGCAAGCTCTATTAACTTCCGATACATCACCTCAGCCCTCAGCAACCTCCCCCCTGCTCCGTGCGCGAACGTAGGAGGATCCAAAATAATCGCATCAAATTGCATCCCGCGCCGTTTCAAGCGTGGTAGACACGCTACCACATCATCCACATAAAAATGATGCTCCGATGGATCCAGTCCGTTTAACCTAAAATTCTCTTTCGCCCAATCCAACGCCTTCCTTGAAAGATCTATGCTCCACGTCTCAGCACCTTTCAAAGCTGCCACCACGCTGAACGAGCCCGTGTAAGCAAAAAGATTCAACACACGCTCCGGTTTCCTCTCAGCCAAAAATCTTCGATTATTCCGTTGATCCAAAAAAAACCCGACCGAGTAGCCAGAAAAATCCAGCTTGTAACGCACTCCCCACTCGCTCGCTTCATGCGTCTTCTCCTCCTGCATCCCTCCTGCTTTTAGGCAACGCATACCGTCAGTGCCTCGCGGACTTACTTGGCGTAGTCGCCCATACACCGCTTCAATCTCGCAGCCAAGCATCGCCCCTCGGTCAAGCAACGCCCGCTCTAGCCGCTCGATCTCGGCTGCTGAAGTCGCTGAAATCACTGCTACGCTTCCATAGCGATCAATCCAAGCCTGCTCAGAAGCGT encodes the following:
- a CDS encoding class I SAM-dependent methyltransferase, coding for MKRRSKEWPRPKNREGSDRGRWLARDRIAFYERCGTTICRLYASEQAWIDRYGSVAVISATSAAEIERLERALLDRGAMLGCEIEAVYGRLRQVSPRGTDGMRCLKAGGMQEEKTHEASEWGVRYKLDFSGYSVGFFLDQRNNRRFLAERKPERVLNLFAYTGSFSVVAALKGAETWSIDLSRKALDWAKENFRLNGLDPSEHHFYVDDVVACLPRLKRRGMQFDAIILDPPTFAHGAGGRLLRAEVMYRKLIELAKPLLVEGGAMLLSTNATRVNVETLKKWAKDVWRAALYFHEESPPEDVRGSPHAVTVWCLV